The DNA region tcaaaaattcaaaattcaaaaattcaaaattcaaaattcaaaattcaaaaattcaaaattcaaaattcaaaaattcaaaattcaaaattcaaaattcaaaattcaaaattcaaaattcaaaattcaaaattcaaaattcaaaattcaaaattcaaaattcaaattcaaaattcaaaattcaaaattcaaaattcaaaattcaaaattcaaaaattcaaaatttaaaactcaaaattaaaattcaaaattcaaaaataatatttttgaattttttaaattttaaattttaaaatttttaaaatttttaaaatttttaaaatttttaaaatttttaaaatttttaaaattttaaaaatttaaaaaattttaaaaaatttttaaaattttaaaaattcaaaaaatattatttttttttaatttttgaatttttaatttttgaatttttaaatttttaaatttttgaatttttgaatttttgaatttttgaatttttgaattttgaattttgaatttttgaattttgaattttgaattttgaattttgaatttttgaatttttgaatttttgaatttttgaatttttgaatttttgaatttttaaatttttgaatttttgaatttttgaatttttgaatttttgaatttttgaatttttgaatttttgaatttttgaatttttgaatttttgaattgttaacAACTCTCAATCGCAACTTTTCTCCCGTCAAATAAACACGTGTTTCGCAAAAGTGAACCGTCTTTTTACTTTTCCCTCCCGCGAAGTCGATTCTTGTGGCCACTCTGCTGGGTAACCACCAACTAGGCCtagaaaccattcaaatttgactaaaatggggtcgcagaactcgaatttgatgtttaaagtaagagaataaaaaaaatacgacaattttttttttgttcgtgatttgattatccgaagtcccatacacaccttcggataatcgaacttcggataatcgaggcgtcggataatcgagtcttgaatgtaatcatacaaataaataataattctaaaattttggaattcgaCAATGCAAATAATTTACAAGAAATCGTAAATTTGTAAAACAAACAATtagaaattctcaaatttcaattaacaaataaattaaaaaaaatattttaaaggaaatttcaaaaaaaaaaataatatctgtaatttgaaaattcaatataaaaaagaaatatgTAGAATTgactaataattttaatattgaagaaattatgaaaaaaagtcttatccaagaaattttagaaattaaaatctaaaacgttacttaatccacctttaggtggttggtgccttcctcacattcataaagtgagtACACtacgtataaataacacttctttttatcaaaatatctgagatcaggcctcaaaaaaagtatattgaaaacactaaagtacttataactttagatagggttgtcagatcttcaatcttttgggctcattggaaaggtcttttgattacctatccaacgataggtcgcataatagatccggacaacttatttgagatccggcctcaaaaagtgtataaataacacttaaatgttcataacttttgatggggttgtcagatctacaatcttttggacgcgttggaaaggtctttcaaatacctttctaacaatatatagcatgacgggttttcttacaaaaaccaccctttttacaatctttcgaagtttagctaaaaccgTTTttctagcataacttttgaagtacttttctaaacttcataatattaactagggtcttgtgggaccccaagacagatcgaatgagaccaaaacagtctaaatcggttcagccagtccggagataatcgagtgcatattttttggtgcacggactcacatccagacacacgcacagacatttgttcagaatttgtttctgagtcgataggtatacgtgaatacgggtctaggaggtcgaaaaaagaagttcatttttcgagtgattttatagcatttcctcattgaggtgaggaaggcaaaaaacaaaggtttaaaaaattgatatttagaaattcgaaaatacaaatttacgaaaaagCCGGAATTCTAACaatcaaaaactttaattttcaaaaataccaaaTTCTAGAATTTGGTCCTAATTGAAGCTTTGAttggtgatattattgtttacagcgttaagcttatttttctgagtacaatgaacctTAGTACAAccacaaagtgtttaaaatggatttttaaatcaattttgaaaaaattacctcgcggtcctttttgacagaaaagatcctacttgacagttctTTCTAAGAGGACCATATTTaatccattgaaaaaaatgtaatcttgCCACTTTTTCGGTAATTCGGTAATTCGGTAATTTCGGAATACACCCTTCCGGCAGCAGCTGAAGATTCATGCAGTCCCACGTCGCATGTTCGGGTGTAGACCTACGGAAGACCTTGCCGCGAGGATAGGTGGGTAAGACTATACGAGCCACCTACGGCATAATTCCTCGGGCTCCCCAGGTCAACCATAAGCTACCCCAGGTTCTCCGTGCAGGACACATTGGGGGTAGAAAGCGGATAGAATAAGCAAAAGATCAAAGCAGGCCACGAGGCATACTTTTAAAGTGGTTTGTATCTGCAAAGGAATTTGTATTAACAAAAGGATCAAACATAAAAAGGCGACACTAATTAATACTTCCCTGCGACCTGAGAGGTCTCTCGGTTGGACATATAGCCGTGGACACCAAGCTTGGTATCAATCTTCGTCAGTAGGTGTGGTATTGATCACAGCTGGTGTTAGTTTGACGCTCCGTCGTCGTCTGTTGTATCCTGCGGCTGCGTAGCAAGTCAGATGCTCGCTCATTCAGTTTGAaacgaaaagaacaaaagagAACACAAGAAAACATTACATTCTGATTGTGAGTTTCAACTCAGATGTTAAGTGTAATATAATATTAAACATAAATAGTTCACTTCATGATTCTTTATAGacactttatttattttgctttcaCTATCACCTTCACTATTTCTTCGGGTCGTCTAATTTTCGTCGTGTTCCCGTACTTGGAGAATTCCGCATAACTAATCACTGCTGGTTCGTAGTGTAATGTCGAACATGTTACTAGCTAACACAACAGTGACACAGAAACAGAACTTCACAAGCACGGGAATTTCCACACGACCTCCCAGTGAATTAATACCGAGCTTTAACTATTTTCATACTACTATTACCTAAAATGTCCAAAGCAGCTCAGTAAAACTCACTGGGAGCGTTCCACAATTTAGCCCCATCCGGGGGAGCTTATCCCTTTGTACCCTCGTGTTTGTTTCCTTTCAACCGTAGTCTAGGTAGTCCAACAATGTTCAGCACAAGTTTGAATCGAAAGCAATTGCTTCAACAGCTGAACGGATCAAACTGTTGCTTCCCTTGCTGAACTAACTATTCTCCTGTTACTAAGGAAACAAAAGGATAAAACATCATGATTTGATGTTCTAACAGGTACGTTCAACTAGCCAGCTGCGAGACCCATCAGCCCGGCCGGGAACCAGTCCATATCTGTCGAGTACAGCATACGGTGTGgttcacaaaatatcaaataCAGTGACACAACACTAAGGCTATACATATGGACTGGCGGGATGGAAGCACGTGGACACCTCCCCCCGTAATCTTGCcactttttttgcattaaaataacaaaaagtgattagaaatgatttttaagcgtgtttttaatcgttgtacataaaaattgacatgggGCTTAAGGACCCTATTGGCCGGCGATAAAGCGCTTTTCCAACACGGATGTGAAATTTAAATACCTAGAATTCAGAATATTTTCGATAAATTAGACTAATATGAACTACGTTTTtcaacgccattccggttatgttgCGAAATAATTACTTagacattaaaattattttaaaatccattAAATATAATCGATATAAACGTACGTATGGTGCACGTACGAAGAAAAAGAGCATGTTATTTTTGTGTCTTTTATCTGGTTTTATTTggtaacgtttttattttcgatttgaCCTAATATTAGATCGGTTCATGTTCAACATGTCttgttaatttgtaatttgagattttttacaaaacggataaaaattattcagaacGAACACCACTGCTGCCGATTCAATTCAAACGTAACGACAAAAATAACGGTCTGGCAGTCTAGACGATCAACAAATTCGAAATAGTTGGAAGAAATACGAAACGAAACAAAAAGGGAGATTCGGAGATGTCCTTTCGCTCGATTCCACTTACCACCAGCGGCGGCGCCCCCAGCCCCATCCCCAGCTGCGTCCAGTGTATGCCTTCGGGCATTTGTGCACCTTAAGTTCCGCGGCATTCAGGAACTGCTTGCTGCAAGTGTCGCATTTCTTGAATTTAACCGGCCTGTCCGGATGTTTCTGGCCAATGTGGTTGATCAGCGCCGAGTTCAGGACGTAAACCTTCGGGCAGAACGGACACTTGGTCTTGACCACGGTCTCACGGCCATCGTCTTCGTCCTGGTCCAGCTGGATCTCCCGCACCACGATCTTCTTGCCGCCCGACGTCTTCGGAGTGTTGTACGTCGTTTGGGACAGACTTGCGCCTAGGCCGGCGATTCCGGGCTGGGACCGCAGCCAATCCATGGTGGCGTCCTCGGCCTGCAGCTTGCTCTTCTTGCTGGTGGTTGCTGCGGCTGCAGCAGGAGCGAGTGGCCGCTTGGCCACCGCCTTGGGAGTGGTCAACCCGAACGGAGAGTTGGTGAGCGCCTTCAAGGCCGGATTGTCCACTCCACTGGGCGAGCTATATTGGCCTCCACTACGTACAAAGAGGCGCGCCTTTTGATCCCCGCTGTTGAAGAACTCCTTGGTCTGGTCCATGTCGGCCATCGACAACTGACCGGAAGCACCCCGGACGATCTTGGTCGTGCACTGGCTGCAGATCGCCTTAAGGACGTCGGCATCGCAGTAGTCGCCGACCTGTTCCGGTGGTTGACTTGTTTGAATATCACCCCAAGAAATTAAAACCGAAAGCGCAAACTTACCAAGATTCCGAAGAGGTCGTCCAACTTCTCCGCCACCGTGCTGCCGTCCGAAAGTTCCGAGTCGACCTTCGTGGCGACTGCCGGGTCCGGAATGGGCGTAACACACAACCGGCAATTGTTCATGCTGCCGATTCGGATATGCTTTCTGGCAGTGTTGATTTCTCACGACGGAACGGATTTTGAGTGACCGCGGGAAGGAAACTCTTGCAAAACGGCTTGAAAAACGTGCTTCTGTTGGCTTGAAGATTTTGGCCGTTTGTTTTTCACAGCAGGGATGGTTCGGAAATTGCGTGACGAAAACGACAATTTGACT from Culex quinquefasciatus strain JHB chromosome 3, VPISU_Cqui_1.0_pri_paternal, whole genome shotgun sequence includes:
- the LOC6035482 gene encoding uncharacterized protein LOC6035482 translates to MNKINTARKHIRIGSMNNCRLCVTPIPDPAVATKVDSELSDGSTVAEKLDDLFGILVGDYCDADVLKAICSQCTTKIVRGASGQLSMADMDQTKEFFNSGDQKARLFVRSGGQYSSPSGVDNPALKALTNSPFGLTTPKAVAKRPLAPAAAAATTSKKSKLQAEDATMDWLRSQPGIAGLGASLSQTTYNTPKTSGGKKIVVREIQLDQDEDDGRETVVKTKCPFCPKVYVLNSALINHIGQKHPDRPVKFKKCDTCSKQFLNAAELKVHKCPKAYTGRSWGWGWGRRRWW